In Pyrus communis chromosome 15, drPyrComm1.1, whole genome shotgun sequence, the genomic stretch gactcaactttcccttctttccaaaccgcacgacacctctccacggtgaaagcttcagaaatacccaatctccgacctcatacactctgtctgTAGCATGCCGATCagctaaacttttctgcctaTCCtgggctgctttcaggttagacttaattacctgaacattctgagtagtctcctcgacaatctccggacccactaaaactctttctccaacctctgaccaacataacggagtgcgacaagatctaccatacaatgcctcaaatggcgccatgccaatactcgaatgaaaactgttgttgtaagcaaattccatcaaatccaaccgttggtgccaagcatcaccaaactgcaacaccgaagctcgcaacatatcctccaaggtctgaatagttctctctgactgtccgtctgtctgtggatgatacgccgtactgtaaagtagtctcgtgcccaaagcttcctgaaaagccacccaaaacttcgatgtaaatcgtggatcacgatccgagacaatactcacaaggacaccatgatacttcacaaccttcgagataaacaactccgctaaccggcccaaagaatacttctctcttactggaataaaatgtgccgacttagtgagccgatcaacgatcacccaaatgccgtcaaagccattatgtgtacgcgggagcttgtacacaaaatccatagtgatattttcccatttccactctggaacgggaagcggctgcaacaacccaaacggcttcttcctttctgctttaacctgctgatagacagcacacctgctcacatactcggctatctccctcttcatacccggccaataataaaatggtcgaatggtatgatacattttagtagctcctggatgcatggcgtaagccgagatatgtgcttcatcgagaatttctttctttaaatcaacgttattaggcacgaacattctaccctctagcatcaacatgccatccgaatcacgaactctgaggtctctcctCCTTCCTCGCTCTTGAgcttgaattagttcttgagtctccctatcagctacctgagcttcaagcacctgGTCAACTAGAATtggtctaacttggaaattagcaagtaacgccacttctcgatcttctgcttctaacctcactcccgtagcacgcaagtccaccaaaagaggaacatGACTCgcatacaacgcattgatacggccctgtgacttcctgctaagcgcatcagccactacgttcgcacgaccaggatgataatcaatcgtgcaatcgtaatcgctgagcaactccaatcacctccgttgacgaagattaagttccttctgagtaaagagatactggagactcttgtgatctgtaaagatcctacacttctctccgtaaagatagtgtctccacaacttcaacgcaaagatgatagcggccaactccaaatcatgtgtagggtaattcaactcatggggtttcaactgtcgtgaagcataagcaatcaccctaccatgctgcatcaacacacatcccagaccattcaaggaagcatcgctataatcctcgaaatcaccactatcgtccatgagtgccaaaacaggtgcatgagtgagacaatgcttcaaccgctggaaactctgctcacacttatcatcccactcaaatttaacatccttcctcgttaacctcgttagtggcaaggcaatcaccgaaaaatccttaacgaatctccgataatacactgccaaaccaaggaaacttctcacctcggtgacggttcgcggttgctcccaactctccacagctgcaaccttctgagggtcgaCCAGAATACCCtaagcagaaatgatgtgccccaaaaacgcaacttgatctaaccaaaactggcacttgctaaacttagcatacaattggtgttccctcaacctcttcaacaccaaagtaagatgtcgaacatgctccgatttggacttagaatacaccagaatatcgtcgatgaagataataacaaatctatccaagtaaagctggaacacccggttcattaaatccataaaggcagctggtgcattcgtcaacccaaatggcataaccagaaactcgtaatgaccgtaacgagtcctgaacgccgtcttagggacgtcatccctactaatcttcagctgatagtacccagacctcaagtctatcttagagaatACGCAAGCACCTCGTagttgatcaaacaaatcatcgatacgaggtaacggataacggtttttaatcgtcacccgattcaattgcctgtaatcaatacacagcctcaaaattccgtctttcttcctcacaaacaatactggagcgccccaaggcgaagtactaggctgaatgaaccccttatccactaattcctgtaactgcactttcaattcccttaactcagcgggagccatacgataagaagtcaaagaaataggattagtacctggaagtaactcaatagtgaactccacgtctcgatctgggggtaaaccaggtaaatcctcggggaaaacatcaggaaagtgtctgaccactctcacatcctcaactctgctAGGAACGGCCTCatctaacaccacatgagctaggtaCCCCTGAtaacctttagacaacaactttttcgctcgcaaagccgaaataacgccatgtctcactccactctgctcacccacaaaagtaaccacaggtagtccaggacggtgaaacgtaactactttcccgtaacaatcaatattggcacgatagaaatgcaaccagttcgtgcccagaatcacatcaatgtcgacaatatctaacgggatcaGATCAGCTGACAAAACAACACCCtcaactatcactggacatcctgggtacacacaatctacaacacatctctctcctctaggcatagcgaactctaaatcgtaccctagaggtgtggggcgaggttgcgtcacttgagcaaatgtatgagaaatcacggaatgtgtagctccacaatcgaTTAAGAcaatagcaaaataaccaagaatgtttaacgtacccataatcagatccgggttctgagcatcctgcagagaaatattatgaagacgcccctggccctgctgtcgtccgccgCGACCTCTGCTCGCCTGAACACCGCGACCCTGAGTACCACGCCCatgactgggctgacccgactgtctcgaagaccctgcactgctggtagcaatctcaccctgctgatactgtcctccctagtaccactgagaaccacctgctggagctggaggatacggcatatagctgccaggatacgggggataaccaccctgtgaatacgggtcctggggatactgatattgtcccggagcatagggaacaacatcaccctggtagtggtaggcaccacctctacctgccTGGCCATAACTACTCGGACCCTGAATCTGctgaatcggtgcaggtggtggcatgaAGGCCTactgcggcttctgctgctgaccctggggacaattcgcagccctatgtcccatctgcccacacgtgaagcaaccactgctgCCACGCCTGCACTCACCGAAATGCCGGTTATTACATCTACGGCAAACTGGGGCTCGGCCTCGGCCACCATCaccctgtctctggcctcgagcgcctccagcaaacctacctcctcgtccctgtccagaggcactgaagccaccactcgaagaactcgAACTGgtgccacccctcttgaagttctgagtctgacggggcccgagcgacgcttgacctttacccttgtcatctttcttctgattgccaCCTTTTTCTTCCTCATCACTGTCGCTCaacatattctcagagtcctcaatcctcaacaataTCTCGTAGAAATCCTGGTAGGTCTCACAGTGGGTagtagtcgccatagaacgccacctTTTCCTGTGCCCAAACGAAAACGACGGAGCATCTCTGCCGGATTACCAGCAACGTCAGGATGGTAGCGAGACAAATCAGTAAACTTGCGATAATACTCATTAGCCGTCATCTTCCGCTGTCTCAGTTCGGTGAACTCCTGCTTCTTacgatcaatgtactcagggggcacaaACCTCCTCTTGAACAAATCCTTAAAAACGTTCCAATCAGTCCTCTGAGCTAGCGTCAACCGACGAAGCTCCTGTTCCCACCAGGCTGCAGATTCCATatccagaaaccatgaggtcgtctcgacccacctctccataggaaggttcccctgattgtgcaacacacggaaagtcttctcaatGTGCTCTAACCATCACTCTGCGCCCTCGTGACCCTCATTACCTTTGAACTTATCCAatttcagattgtacatagtctccagaggagtcctctggggagggcgaaTAGCTGTCTGAATAGCGGTGACAATAGCTTCCCCCATCTGAGTAAAATCGGGGAAACTAGACTCATAAGAGCAatgtggttcccgacgaggcggcataattctgacagaagacaccaaaaccattagaatactctcACAAAagcacaggactgccaaacctaagctctgataccaaactgacacaccccgaccgaaatcaaggcgtgctggccgtcacacggaggtgacgtaaccatgtgcacgtgcggaagctaatgaaacagtaatataaaagtatgaataatttaaaactagcatacaaagtactaaaacgagtgctagcgtaagtgagacacaagttcagagcaagtctacagtagtccaaaagaaaagatgcgacaatagtacacccgaaggtgaccttacgctggtgagtgtctgtcagaaaagcgGGAAGaatcctctgggaaaccaccgaaacagctaagcaactagaacctggaggggtgcaaaacaaaagcgtgagtgggcaaaaacaaatcttttctaaaaacatttagtaaaatacattctaacccctcgccgtaaaacttgtatacttcccagaaaataaacatatatacgtatgtatagatatgccagtcatgctcaaagaatataccaatcatgctcaagaatatgccatgtcggaatctcataataaaatgcaagtgcttaggtataaatcataacaataacatataatctggcagccggagtcacctaacgtgacctgtacggctgcatatagagctcaaatctcaaactcaataactgaacctgcccacgagtcggaaccacctaaagtggtctgtacgacaggcctgggtgtaatacatatgtacgctctagtactacgatcacgtgaaggctgtgcgaataatcgcgggtcacctacgagtcggaaccacctaatgtggtctgtacgacaggactgtgcacctaacttgaatccaagctgagcgtgtggtgcaggaggtgaacatcacatgaaggactgtgccctactctgggcgggagcactaacaccgggggtgcaggttatgagctctctaagcatctcaaactattactgaatataaacatgaataacacttacctggcacttacctgtgcgtccacagcacccaatatgcatatatatatgtatgccactactaatgcatgtgatgatgcatataCGATAATAATaaggtgcatggcataaaacaaacaaccttttttaaacaatttctgggaatataaatgtatataggtatatacgaaaaaccaaaagcccactcactggtaagtggaagggtcgtagcccccctgcctcgagtgaccacgctcgtcctcgaggtacgtatcacctatacgcgaaacaactacaaaaacgttaatttaaaagcacataaccaacttctcgtaataacttctcatacattgctcaaattgaacaaatgaatataccaacgtgctctacacaacctcaggatcacaaccatatttttagaaaaaaatttctccgcCGCACGCACCCCCATGTGCCGgtcacgcgcaggcacgtgcctggcacactgacagcgtcaactgacgccgtgaggaatattccgttagttctaacggattccgtcaacggcgtcaggaatatttcgtcaccttctccggcgagcctccggcgacgtcgccggcgcctgAAACTGGAAAAACCTGCAATTCATGTTTTCTTACTcgattctcaaccatttttcatgattttaaCACGAAattgaagcttaggactagtagaacatgatcatacaagttttaagggctaaaaatcacgagatcatacctgtccacacaaaccaaaaccggccaacttcgaaccaagctATTCCGACGTCAAAACtcttccaacgaagcactccgaggctccttgggacaccaccaagctatcTATGAACTTCAAATTCCCAAAAACGTAATGaaataagtttgcatgaatagtactcaaaacTGCCATTGTCGAATCAACGTGAAAACGACggatttcttacctgaaaatggtacgatcaTGCTCCTCTCAACCTCATGAGCTTGAAGGTGtacttggtttcctcgatctgtaaGGGTTTGGTgtagttgtgtgtgtgtccgtacgtttccaaagagaagggaaggaatggagctcgggagagagagacagggaaaagACAGAGGGTGAGGGAGAtgatagtgtgtgtgtgtgtggcccagcacatgccaacaccacacaaaatgactaaacaacataacgaaaacaaactaggggtaaaataGTCATTTCACGTGTAcgttttcgatatttccgggacgggatgtcacaggtTCAAGGGAGGCTCCAACCAAGCATGAAAATCACATAACTGATCATGACGTAGACATGATATAATCTAATAATGAAGTCTTGACGTAGGCATGACATAATCCAATAATAAAGTCATTCTAGATACGTTTGTGTGAAGAAAACAATTTGGtgttagaatttgaatttttttggtctACGTGTTCACAAAATATTTTACGGCAACAtaactaataataaaaaaaaaaagttaactaAAAAATTTGCCcctaatcaaattatcacataaaatcataaaaatctCAAATATAGGGATTCTACTATAAGTACTCTTCTTTGGAGGCAATATTCTTTTAGGAACACAAAGATTCCCTTTAAGTTCCTACATGAGTCCTCAAATGTAGTGGCGAGAGTCCCTAAATAAGGAGTCCCCAATTTGACCGTAAGAGCATCTCCAGTGAGAATCTCTATTCAGGGATTCCCACCACCACCTTTGATGACTCATTTAGGGACTTAATGGGAATACACATGTCCTAAAAGAATATTAGATCCAATGAGAGTGTCTTTATAGTATAATCCTTAaatttagtggtatttctcttcacttgtaagtgagagatcttaagttcaattcctgtCAAAGgctttaaaccatattattgctaacatGTTGTGTGGCTAAGcctacatctctctctctctctctctcttagtatagataatatcatttattcaaaaaaaaaaaaaaaaaaaaaaaaaaaaaaaaaaaaaaaaaaaacctattacAACTTTGATCTTCTATGagtaaacaaaaacaacattccgaGAGTCTCATTCACGTGCTTGAGACTTCACCCAACTCAAAATGAACATAGGCCCACCCCGGCCACCCCAAATTGAGTCCCTACGTGGTCCTCAATTGTGAGGAAATAATTGGGGTCTTTGGTCTGTTCCTCTACCCTAGAGATTGGAGTTCCAGCTAATTGAAAGCCACATGGTCTTTAAATTTAAGGACATACGGTAGTGATGATCAGTACATTGATGCAGATtgtctctttctccttctttttaaattaagttacattttaaaaatatctACTTCCTCGAAAATGACCAAAGCATGCGACTTATGAAGTCAAAAACGTTGTTGCTGCTAGTTGCCGATACGACGCAGTTTTGGTTTCCTTAAGAAACCGACCAGTTAAATCTCAGCATTCAGCAGAAACCAGTGTCTTCGTGTAGATCGCCCAAAAACTCTCACAGTGCATCGCTTTCACTGAGATTTCGTCACTCTCTAAaaccctatctctctctctctctctctctctctctctctctaaaaccctGTTCTTGTACTTGCTTTCCTAGACACAAAAATTCCCATTCTTTTCAATGTCTGCGCCtgcaaaaccctaaatccccaAATCCAAttgtaaaaacaaaattgaacctTTTCGTTTCAGAAACAGCAATTCCCAGGGGATTCAACTGATTAGTCATCCCCTCCAGTAATCCCAAATCATTTCACTACCAAAAATCCTACTTTTTTCGAAATTCAGCACCCACATAACCATTTCAGCTAAATCCCTTTTTCGTTCAGCAGAACAAGGTCAGTTAGTCACATTTGGAGACTTGAATTTTGGTGGGTTGGTGGGGAAGAGGATGTTGATGGTAGAGAACTATGGAGGGAAGTAAAGTGGAGAATGGAAGCTCAAGTGAGGGTCGGCCTCCGAACCCTCTTTCGACGTCCGCGTACTGGCAGTGTGGCTTCAGCCGCGCCGATGGCGTTCCGGTGCCGTGCAAGAAATCGCTCGTTCGACACCCATCTCTTGTATGTTTTCGTTCATTCCTCTGCTTCTGCATTTTCCCATTTGGATTTCTTAGCTGTTTAGTGAGTAGTTGTATGTTTAGGCATTTAATTGTGTATAACTGAATTCTAGAGTTTTGATTGATTATGCTTACTTGCTATTAGTGGTTTTGTTTTCAGAGTTTTGAAGATCTGTTTTCGTAGCGATTAAATCGTCTAATGTAAATTTTATGGCCGCGGTGCAATTTTTGAATGTGTGAATGGGATTTTGCAGATGAAGACGAAAACAAAAGAGATCAACGTTGAACCAGGAGTTCAAGCAAAGAACTTTGAATCTAAGTTCATTCCAATTGTCCGCTCTGGAGCATGGGATGACATTGGGTCTCGTCCAAACATGGAAGATGTATATGTCTGCGTTGACAATTTTGTGAACGATTACGGGCTCAAGAATTGTAACAATGGTCCAAATGCCTTCTATGGGGTATTTGTCTTCTCTTACATATGTTCTTACGGATTTCCTTACACACGGTGCAATTACATTCTACCGTGAATTGTTTGGTTTTCATTCGTTTATTATATGCCTCAGTTCTTCAGAGGTAGCTTTCCGTCCTGTGGTATTGTTGTTTATATTAAATATGGTGATCTATATGTATTGCACTTGCTAGCTAATATATCTTCAGCATTTCCTAATTGAACATTCCTACCATATTGGTTGGTCAGGTGTTTGATGGACATGGAGGAAAGCATGCTGCTGATTTTGCTTCCTCTCATCTGCCAAAGTTCATTTTTGAGGATGAAGACTTTCCTACAGATATTGAACGGGTCGTCACTTCAGCATTTCTGCATACTGACACTGCCTTTGAGGAAGCTTGCATCTTGGATGCCAAGCTTGCTTCTGGTACCACTGCATTGACAGCTCTTCTAATGGGAAGGTTGGATTATTTTTGTTTACTCTACCTCTGAACTATAGATGCATGTATCATGACCGTTCAATGTACATCAATTTTAttgtctttcattttttttctactGTGTGTTGTACTCCCCCGAATTTGTGATGTTTGTTGAATTTTAGTCTCATTCctgagttctttttttttttttttcctgaatgAATTGTCAACTTGATTCATTATTGATCAATGACACTATAAGCATAATCGGGTTAGTACCCTAAATTGTAAGGGTTGGTCCATTGCCTTTTGAAGCAAAGCTTGGAGTTTTAATTAAAGACTGGAGAAAATACTTGGAAAGTATTAAGCAACCTAGTCGTATTCTGTTTAAATTATTTCCTTATCGTGTGGTTAATCTATGATCTAGTTGACCTGTTTAGCTGTGCACAAGTTACGCTAACGTGGTCATAATCTAATACAGAAGGCTAGTGAGTGGGTTTGTTAGGCCAATCATACTTGTTTAGTTGATTGTGATTTGATCTGGATTTTCTCTGTTTATTCCGTTCATGCATGTCCTGTTAATTTGTCCCATGAGTCTCAAAATAGTACTAACAGACGTAACATCAGATGTGTGCCATTGATTAGTCATATGTTGATCTTAGTTTGTGTTCCCAGGTTGTTGGTGGTAGCAAATGCTGGAGATTGTCGAGCGGTGCTGTGCCGCCGTGGCAAAGCAATTGAAATGTCAAGAGATCACAAACCGATTTGTAGCAAAGAGAAACAACGTATCGAAGCATCTGGAGGATACGTGTATGATGGTTACCTTAATGGGCAGCTTAACATTGCTCGTGCATTGGGAGATTGGCATATGGAAGGGATGAAGGGCAGGGAGGGTGGGCCACTGAGTGCAGAGCCGGAACTTATGACAGCAAAACTGACAGAGGAGGATGAGTTCCTTATCATTGGCTGTGATGGGATCTGGGATGTGTTCAGGAGTCAAAATGCTGTGGATTTTGCTCGTCGGAGGCTTCAGGAGCACAATGACCCAGCCGCATGTAGTAAGGATTTGGTTGATGAGGCTTTGAAGAGGAAGAGCGGGGACAACTTAGCTGTTGTCGTTGTTTGCTTCCAACCACAGCCTCCGCCTAATTTGATTGCCCCTCGCTCAAGAGTGCACCGGAGTTTTTCCGCGGAAGGTTTGAAAGAGTTGCAGAGCTTCTTGGatgatttgaaaacttgagATGATGACGAATGGTTTACCCTATTTTCCCCTCTACGTGATGTGTTTGtctaattgaaaattttcattgtagtTTTACTGAGATTTCGAGTTCCAAGTGTAAAATAGGTGGCGGCCAAGTCGGTAACctaatttgttattattttataaccTCTGATTTAACTCGTGTCGACAGTCCTTGATATGATTTTAATTAGTGGATGGGATTTACAGTGGAATTACTTGTTCGTGAACTTACCTTCGTTATTTTATTGGATGTCCACTGTCAAACAACATAATGATTGGTTATCTTGTACTGATGTTATTGATTGTGAGCAACTTACACACGGGTAGCCTTTTTGAGGAGAACAACTTACGCACGGGTATACAACCACGTGGCGTTGCAAATGAAACGACACGTGGACAAAAACTTTCatatatctttattttattggcATGGGATCATGTGGCGTTGCAAATGAAAGGACACGTGGACAAAAACTTTTacatatctttattttattggcATGGGATGTTATTGTGATGATGTACACATAGCATGTAAGTCTTTTTCTTAGTTAAGGTTGATTAAGCGCTTTTTGGGAATGCTTCTATAAAGGGGTGAAAATCTCTTTGGAAACTCTATGGCAgaagaaaaaagttaaaatgtttttgggttctaaCTGTTAAGTACTTATTAGGTGCTTCTTAAAGGACTTCcaattgctttattttttttccaagttGTAATTCTTTTAGACATGGATTTAACCAAGTGGAATAAAGCATGTTCCTCGAAAGAGCATGGAGGACTAGCTATTAGAAGGCTAGATCGCTTTAATAATGCTTGTTTAGCTAAACTGAAAGAGCTGATTATCGATGATAGTTGGTGGGTTCAGATTGTCAAAAGGAAATATCTTAGAAAGGATAATTTTATGGATTGTAATGTTAAACGAAATCACTCTTTGGCCTGAAAATGCATCTTCAACAATAGGACTACCATACATAAGGGTATGAGATAGATAGTAGATAACGGTAAGGACATTTTATTATGGACCCATCAATGGGTTTTTCCTTGCTCTTTGCCTTGAAAGGGCATCCTCAATAATAAGAATATCATTCCTAAGGGTACGAGGTAGATAGCTTATTTTGGACCCATCAATGAGTTTTTCATCACCCACCATACCAATTAATTCCAGAGAGTCAGCCGACAAGTTTGAACTGGGAGTTAAGAGTCGGTGATTTTATTGACAATAATTGTTGAGATAGAAATCGACTGGTTGAAGTTGTTGATCAGGACATTGTTAGGAAAAATTGTAATATTCCTCTTCCTATTCAGAATACAAATGATAGTTTTGTGTGGGGTGCTTCAACTAATGGAGAATTTTCAATTAAGATTGCAACTTGGTTACAAAGTCATAACTACGAGGATGTAAGTAGACAAAGTTGCTAAACAAAATGTGGAATCTGTTGATTCCCCCAAAGGTGAAAATATTTGCTTGGCTTCTAATTCACGAGAGGCTTGAACAGAAGAGGAGGAATATTGTAGCTGACGCCTTGGCACATCACGGACTCACCTTATCTTAGCTTATAAAGCTTTTATATTTGATTGTATGGGAAACGATTGTACAAAAAGTTTTAAGCTTGAATGAAGTTTATttcttgattaaaaataaaaaataaaaaaaaatcccaataaTATTACAATATTATAACAGTGATGGATGAATGGTACAATCGAAGTGACAAATGATGTCTGCTTCCTACAAACTAATTAGAGTCAGAGATATTTCTTTGTGTAACATCTCTCATCTTTTTTGGAAATTAAATGCTCTAATTGCATAGGCAAAGATGAAGCCAAACAGCAATGAAAACCCAACAATCACAACTGCAACGATGCCCAGAAACTCATGCTTGTATCCGAAGTAACTTCTCAAAAAATGCTCTACCGATTCTCCTGACTCCAGTTTCTCCTTTACGTCTCCAAATTGTGAAGCAACCATTCCATACAAGGTCCAGGCAACGGGGCAGACCCAATAGTACCATTTCCACCATATCGGAATCCTCTGCGATAACCAAAACTTAGTCAGATTGCATCGAAGGCACGCAAGAATATATGTATGAGCGTATGCATGTACATGTATGTATAGGCTTACCGTTGGGGGAACAACGAATCCCGAGAAGAGGTTCCAGATTGCGTAGAAGGTAGATGAAGTTATGGCAGCAATGTTGTGGTTGGG encodes the following:
- the LOC137718386 gene encoding probable protein phosphatase 2C 22 isoform X1 — encoded protein: MEGSKVENGSSSEGRPPNPLSTSAYWQCGFSRADGVPVPCKKSLVRHPSLMKTKTKEINVEPGVQAKNFESKFIPIVRSGAWDDIGSRPNMEDVYVCVDNFVNDYGLKNCNNGPNAFYGVFDGHGGKHAADFASSHLPKFIFEDEDFPTDIERVVTSAFLHTDTAFEEACILDAKLASGTTALTALLMGRLLVVANAGDCRAVLCRRGKAIEMSRDHKPICSKEKQRIEASGGYVYDGYLNGQLNIARALGDWHMEGMKGREGGPLSAEPELMTAKLTEEDEFLIIGCDGIWDVFRSQNAVDFARRRLQEHNDPAACSKDLVDEALKRKSGDNLAVVVVCFQPQPPPNLIAPRSRVHRSFSAEGLKELQSFLDDLKT
- the LOC137718386 gene encoding probable protein phosphatase 2C 22 isoform X2, yielding MEGSKVENGSSSEGRPPNPLSTSAYWQCGFSRADGVPVPCKKSLMKTKTKEINVEPGVQAKNFESKFIPIVRSGAWDDIGSRPNMEDVYVCVDNFVNDYGLKNCNNGPNAFYGVFDGHGGKHAADFASSHLPKFIFEDEDFPTDIERVVTSAFLHTDTAFEEACILDAKLASGTTALTALLMGRLLVVANAGDCRAVLCRRGKAIEMSRDHKPICSKEKQRIEASGGYVYDGYLNGQLNIARALGDWHMEGMKGREGGPLSAEPELMTAKLTEEDEFLIIGCDGIWDVFRSQNAVDFARRRLQEHNDPAACSKDLVDEALKRKSGDNLAVVVVCFQPQPPPNLIAPRSRVHRSFSAEGLKELQSFLDDLKT